The Drosophila innubila isolate TH190305 chromosome 3R unlocalized genomic scaffold, UK_Dinn_1.0 2_E_3R, whole genome shotgun sequence genome has a segment encoding these proteins:
- the LOC117791933 gene encoding probable multidrug resistance-associated protein lethal(2)03659 — MFTSKKELKPNPVLKANFFSKWFFIWSSEILRKGYGKNVEPADLYDHVPSLDSRDVSHTLLEHWERELKRSKPSVLHMIFKAYGVSFVPICILYSLVEILLHTMQPLMLGRLVSFFSESNEDISKESAYLYAMGVVLCSLVSALCYHPFMFYLFRLGARVRLACAGLVYRKCLRVSVAADNSGISGYAIAIMATDLPQFNETFYFFHELWKGPLEGLIFGYIIYEVIGWPALVGIASIIVFIPLQVWAAKATARFKHLSAEYGDDRVKLMNEIISAMQVIKMYAWEKSFAKLIARVRKKEMGAIRGSMYVYAALQCTDMISKLSLFLCLVSYVYTGDIVTAQKVFIVSSYYDHLNQSLLHLWPLAINSWAETYVVARRVLDFLLQHEDPADGGVANFLDVDDDLQHGNFYGRMHNPLSMRKSVTLCSLTASWDPAKQEKLQHHIEDINFQVEEQQFIGIVGTVGAGKSTLLSALLGELDIISGSVELNGVISYAPQEPWLNRCSLRENITFMEPYEEQRYRDVLRVCLLEKDIAQLPLGDATIVGESGASLSGGQKARVSLARAVYRKADIYLLDDPLSAVDTHVGNLLLERCLKEFLCDKIRILVTHRVALLHHADHIVLMENGRASIQGRYESLKQLTRFRMSVVNDSEVSKLRAVHTDSIVEETPQKEPLTQQQLQLQQEASEQLYKEQQLLGSVKLSTYKEYFAVLGLPAVVLIILVVFIVARGSEATMDIFLSKWANWEETQPDENEPAIERRRIRTRLVALYAVLIISTLLLYVLRTFGFFMMCLRISLRIHNFLFQGIIRAGMQFFTLATSGRILNRFSSDILSIDITLPQSMMDSFEFFVNGLAVLIVVSTANYWLLIPAAGMIALLYFSRSLYIGASRSLKRIDIISRSPIYSHTNATFKGLTTIRAFSATKRLERDFHNYQNANTSAVYMYASVNRAFAFWTDLICVLYILLVTFSFLIFDRGYFSGDVGLAITQSMSLGIICQWGMRQTVELENQMTSVERVLEYVKLPAEPSYETEASVNLPAGWPSAGQLHFQDLRLRYSEHTHYVLNGLNFTIHSMEKIGIVGRTGAGKSSIVQALFRLVLNEGLIEIDGYDIGKLGLHDLRSRISIIPQDPVLFSGTLRYNLDPFEQQLDEELWQALDSVKLKSFVAALKGGLSYRLHDGGANFSMGQRQLICLARAILRHNKILIMDEATANVDPDTDQLIQEAIHTKFANCTVLTIAHRLHTVMDSDRVMVMDAGRVVELGHPHELLQQRNGHLYRFVKNTGAGSAKHLSYVAEQSYYKRVKNRRLPDREQERQPEGRLSVFRGTTL; from the exons ATGTTCACGTCAAAGAAGGAGCTCAAACCAAATCCCGTGCTTAAAGCGAATTTCTTTTCCAAATGGTTTTTTAT CTGGTCAAGCGAAATACTGCGCAAGGGTTACGGTAAAAACGTTGAGCCGGCGGATTTGTATGATCATGTGCCCAGTCTGGACAGCCGAGATGTGTCGCACACTCTCTTGGAGCACTGGGAGCGTGAATTGAAACGCTCGAAGCCGAGTGTCCTGCATATGATCTTTAAGGCTTATGGCGTCAGTTTTGTACCCATCTGTATACTCTACTCTTTGGTTGAGATTCTTTTGCA CACAATGCAACCACTGATGCTTGGCAGACTCGTGTCCTTCTTCTCGGAGAGCAATGAAGACATCAGCAAGGAATCGGCATATTTATATGCCATGGGCGTGGTCTTATGCTCCCTTGTCTCCGCCCTCTGTTACCATCCCTTCATGTTCTACCTGTTTAGGCTGGGAGCTCGCGTGCGTCTGGCCTGTGCTGGCCTGGTCTACAGGAAGTGCCTGCGGGTCTCGGTGGCTGCGGATAATAGTGGTATTAGTGGTTATGCCATTGCCATTATGGCCACCGATCTGCCGCAGTTCAATGAGACATTTTACTTCTTTCATGAACTGTGGAAGGGTCCGTTGGAGGGTCTCATATTTGGCTATATCATTTACGAAGTGATCGGTTGGCCAGCACTGGTCGGCATAGCCAGCATTATAGTCTTCATACCGCTCCAGGTGTGGGCTGCCAAGGCGACGGCCCGGTTCAAGCATCTGTCCGCCGAATACGGCGATGATCGTGTCAAGCTGATGAACGAGATCATTTCGGCGATGCAGGTGATCAAGATGTATGCCTGGGAGAAATCCTTTGCCAAGCTGATAGCCCGAGTGCGCAAGAAAGAGATGGGCGCCATACGTGGTTCCATGTACGTCTATGCGGCGCTGCAATGTACCGACATGATCTCCAAGCTGTCGCTCTTCCTGTGCCTGGTCAGCTACGTCTACACTGGCGACATTGTGACCGCCCAGAAAGTCTTCATCGTGTCCAGCTATTACGATCATCTCAATCAATCCCTGCTGCATCTCTGGCCACTGGCCATCAATTCCTGGGCGGAGACCTATGTGGTTGCACGTCGAGTCCTGGACTTTCTGCTGCAGCACGAGGATCCTGCCGATGGCGGCGTGGCCAACTTTTTAGACGTGGACGATGATCTGCAGCATGGCAACTTTTATGGACGCATGCATAATCCACTGTCGATGCGTAAGAGTGTCACACTGTGCAGCTTAACGGCCAGTTGGGATCCAGCCAAGCAGGAGAAGCTTCAGCACCACATCGAAGACATTAACTTTCAGGTGGAGGAGCAACAGTTCATTGGCATTGTCGGTACGGTGGGTGCCGGTAAGAGCACACTGCTCTCGGCATTACTGGGTGAACTGGACATCATCAGTGGCAGCGTCGAGCTCAACGGCGTCATCAGCTATGCTCCACAGGAGCCCTGGCTGAATCGATGCAGTCTGCGAGAGAATATCACCTTCATGGAGCCGTACGAGGAGCAACGCTACAGGGATGTGTTGCGTGTGTGTCTGCTGGAGAAGGATATCGCCCAGCTGCCACTCGGAGACGCCACCATTGTGGGCGAGTCGGGTGCCAGCCTCAGCGGCGGTCAAAAGGCCCGTGTCAGCCTGGCACGTGCGGTCTACCGCAAGGCGGACATCTATCTGCTGGATGATCCGCTCTCCGCTGTGGACACACATGTGGGCAATCTGCTGCTGGAGCGTTGCCTTAAGGAGTTCCTTTGCGACAAGATACGCATCCTGGTCACGCATCGGGTGGCGCTCTTACACCACGCCGATCATATTGTGCTCATGGAGAACGGCCGTGCCTCCATCCAGGGCAGATACGAATCCCTCAAGCAGCTCACACGCTTCCGCATGTCCGTGGTAAATGACAGTGAGGTGTCCAAGCTGCGTGCCGTGCACACCGATAGCATTGTCGAGGAGACACCACAGAAAGAACCGCTCACccaacagcagctacaactGCAGCAGGAAGCCAGTGAGCAGCTCTACAAGGAGCAACAATTGCTAGGATCTGTCAAGTTGAGCACCTACAAGGAATATTTCGCGGTACTCGGTCTGCCGGCGGTGGTGCTAATAATTCTAGTGGTTTTCATCGTGGCACGCGGCTCGGAGGCCACAATGGACATTTTCCTATCCAAATG GGCCAATTGGGAGGAGACGCAACCAGATGAAAATGAGCCGGCAATCGAGCGACGCAGGATTCGAACTCGATTAGTCGCCCTGTATGCTGTGCTGATTATCAGCACCCTTTTGCTCTATGTACTGCGCACCTTTGGCTTCTTTATGATGTGCTTACGCATCTCGTTGCGCATTCACAACTTCTTATTCCAGGGTATCATTCGGGCCGGCATGCAGTTTTTCACGCTAGCTACGTCGGGACGCATACTCAATCGCTTCTCCAGCGATATTCTCTCCATTGATATCACCTTGCCACAGTCAATGATGGATTCATTTGAGTTCTTCGTCAATGGCCTGGCCGTTCTCATCGTGGTGAGCACCGCCAACTATTGGCTACTGATTCCGGCTGCTGGGATGATCGCCCTGCTCTATTTCTCTCGCAGCCTCTACATTGGCGCCAGTCGAAGCCTCAAGCGCATCGATATCATTT CTCGAAGTCCCATTTACTCACACACGAATGCAACGTTCAAGGGTCTGACCACGATACGTGCCTTTAGTGCCACAAAGCGATTGGAGCGCGACTTTCACAATTATCAAAATGCGAATACCTCGGCAGTGTATATGTATGCCAGTGTTAATCGGGCATTTGCCTTCTGGACGGATCTCATCTGTGTGCTCTACATTCTGTTGGTCACATTCAGTTTTCTCATCTTCGATCGGGGCTATTTCAGCGGAGATGTGGGCCTGGCCATCACACAGTCCATGTCCCTGGGCATCATTTGTCAGTGGGGCATGCGGCAGACCGTCGAGCTGGAGAATCAAATGACCAGTGTGGAGCGTGTCCTTGAGTATGTCAAGTTACCAGCGGAGCCATCCTACGAGACGGAAGCCAGTGTCAACTTGCCAGCAGGATGGCCCAGTGCAGGGCAGCTGCACTTTCAGGATCTGCGGCTGCGTTACAGTGAACACACGCACTATGTGCTTAATGGACTCAATTTTACTATACATTCAATGgagaaaattggcattgtagGACGCACTGGAGCCGGTAAATCTTCGATTGTGCAGGCGCTCTTTCGGCTCGTACTCAACGAGGGACTCATCGAGATCGATGGCTATGATATCGGCAAGCTTGGTCTACACGATCTCCGCAGTCGCATCTCGATTATACCGCAAGACCCAGTGCTCTTCTCAGGCACATTGCGCTACAATTTGGATCCATTTGAGCAGCAATTGGACGAGGAACTGTGGCAGGCACTCGACTCTGTGAAGCTGAAGTCCTTTGTGGCAGCACTTAAGGGCGGCCTCAGCTACCGACTGCACGATGGAGGAGCTAACTTCAGCATGGGTCAGCGACAACTTATCTGTCTGGCTCGCGCCATTTTGCGGCACAACAAAATACTCATCATGGATGAGGCGACAGCCAATGTGGATCCAGA CACTGATCAACTTATACAGGAGGCCATACACACGAAGTTCGCTAACTGTACGGTGTTGACAATTGCGCATCGATTGCATACGGTTATGGATTCCGATCGTGTGATGGTCATGGATGCGGGTCGTGTTGTGGAACTGGGGCATCCACACGAACTGCTGCAGCAGCGTAATGGACACCTGTATCGGTTTGTGAAGAATACGGGAGCAGGAAGTGCCAAGCATCTAAGTTATGTGGCCGAGCAGAGTTATTACAAGCGTGTGAAAAACAGGAGATTACCGGATCGGGAACAGGAGAGACAACCCGAGGGCAGGCTAAGCGTCTTCAGGGGCACCACTCTATAA